One region of Paralichthys olivaceus isolate ysfri-2021 chromosome 12, ASM2471397v2, whole genome shotgun sequence genomic DNA includes:
- the LOC109628255 gene encoding neurofilament light polypeptide-like isoform X2, translating to MAETEVSTGLHKVGETMCGDGTSPGSAVQFFDCAAAREKIFYCSCQQDNMSGNGKQEKPERAPEEQEETSGTSESDGEEGTGEKGKKKGHSHGRGQGGEKGKGKGKGEEKSKGHGGGRPQK from the exons ATGGCGGAGACTGAAGTGAGCACTGGCCTCCACAAAGTGGGGGAGACTATGTGTGGGGACGGTACCTCCCCGGGTTCAGCAGTCCAGTTCTTTGATTGTGCAGCAGCAAGG GAAAAGATTTTCTACTGCAGCTGTCAACAAGACAACATGAGTGGGA ACGGCAAACAA GAAAAGCCTGAAAGAGCACCTGAGGAACAGGAGGAAACTAGTGGAACGTCTGAATCAGACGGA GAAGAAGGAACGGGTGAAAAG ggaaagaagaaagGTCATTCCCATGGACGAGGccaaggaggagaaaaaggaaaaggaaaaggaaaaggagaagaaaagagcaaaGGGCATGGTGGTGGTCGCCCCCAAAAATAA
- the LOC109628255 gene encoding uncharacterized protein isoform X1: MAETEVSTGLHKVGETMCGDGTSPGSAVQFFDCAAAREKIFYCSCQQDNMSGISITDGKQEKPERAPEEQEETSGTSESDGEEGTGEKGKKKGHSHGRGQGGEKGKGKGKGEEKSKGHGGGRPQK; encoded by the exons ATGGCGGAGACTGAAGTGAGCACTGGCCTCCACAAAGTGGGGGAGACTATGTGTGGGGACGGTACCTCCCCGGGTTCAGCAGTCCAGTTCTTTGATTGTGCAGCAGCAAGG GAAAAGATTTTCTACTGCAGCTGTCAACAAGACAACATGAGTGGGA tttccaTCACAGACGGCAAACAA GAAAAGCCTGAAAGAGCACCTGAGGAACAGGAGGAAACTAGTGGAACGTCTGAATCAGACGGA GAAGAAGGAACGGGTGAAAAG ggaaagaagaaagGTCATTCCCATGGACGAGGccaaggaggagaaaaaggaaaaggaaaaggaaaaggagaagaaaagagcaaaGGGCATGGTGGTGGTCGCCCCCAAAAATAA